From a single Thermincola ferriacetica genomic region:
- a CDS encoding RsmB/NOP family class I SAM-dependent RNA methyltransferase, giving the protein MRLPPAFLTKMEQQLGSNVARFLQSYTEPRTAGLRANTLKISPEALQELLPFLQERVSWCRDGFYYNEEEVRPAKLPHYYAGLYYIQEPSAMLPAELLQVQPGERVLDLCAAPGGKSLQLAAHLGKAGLLVVNDPHPQRAKVLLKNIERYGVTNAVVLSETPQRLAHIFADFFDKILVDAPCSGEGMFRKEPEMAKNWSEAEVAKYAKWQAAILEHIPQMLRPGGEVVYSTCTFSREENEQQVLRFLGAFPDFELLEMRRLWPHEVRGEGHFAAKIKNLSLQAEKKECLMDKNGLWRQQEKNGLTPEAKQALAEFSLQVWQAAEGWQAWLPEGGMVIERAGHILWESLCLPPLRGLKVLRSGWLLGTIQKGRFRPSPAFALGLPPEAVHSAIQRLDLSSHNADDNSVALRYLRGETIQREGKVWAKGWHLVSLDGFVLGWAKGAGNWLKNEFPPGWRRIDGEER; this is encoded by the coding sequence ATGAGATTACCTCCTGCATTTTTAACCAAAATGGAACAGCAACTGGGCAGCAATGTTGCGCGCTTTTTGCAAAGCTACACCGAACCCCGCACAGCCGGGTTGCGCGCCAACACCCTAAAGATTTCACCGGAAGCTCTACAGGAACTGCTTCCTTTTTTACAGGAACGGGTCTCCTGGTGCAGGGACGGTTTCTATTACAACGAGGAAGAAGTTAGACCGGCAAAACTGCCCCACTATTACGCAGGTCTTTACTACATCCAGGAACCAAGCGCCATGCTCCCGGCCGAACTGTTACAGGTTCAACCGGGTGAGCGGGTGCTGGACTTATGCGCAGCGCCAGGCGGGAAATCTCTGCAACTTGCGGCCCATTTAGGAAAGGCGGGGCTTCTTGTAGTCAATGACCCCCATCCCCAACGAGCCAAGGTATTGTTAAAAAACATAGAACGGTATGGCGTGACAAATGCTGTTGTTTTGAGTGAGACTCCCCAGCGGCTGGCCCATATCTTCGCAGATTTTTTTGATAAAATTTTGGTAGATGCTCCGTGCTCCGGCGAGGGTATGTTCCGCAAAGAACCGGAAATGGCCAAAAACTGGAGTGAAGCAGAGGTGGCCAAATATGCCAAGTGGCAGGCCGCCATTTTAGAGCATATTCCTCAAATGCTCCGACCAGGCGGCGAAGTGGTTTACTCCACCTGCACCTTTTCCCGGGAGGAAAACGAACAGCAGGTACTCCGGTTCCTGGGCGCTTTTCCTGATTTTGAACTGTTGGAAATGCGCCGACTGTGGCCTCATGAAGTTAGAGGCGAGGGACATTTTGCCGCAAAAATAAAAAACCTGTCTTTACAGGCAGAAAAAAAGGAATGTTTAATGGACAAAAACGGTCTCTGGCGACAGCAGGAAAAAAATGGCCTTACGCCGGAGGCAAAGCAAGCCCTGGCAGAATTCTCACTGCAGGTTTGGCAGGCTGCCGAAGGTTGGCAGGCATGGCTGCCTGAGGGTGGCATGGTGATAGAACGGGCCGGCCATATTCTTTGGGAAAGCTTATGCTTGCCGCCTTTGCGCGGCTTGAAGGTGCTTCGCTCCGGTTGGCTTCTGGGCACAATCCAAAAAGGGCGATTTCGCCCCAGCCCGGCCTTTGCCCTGGGCCTGCCCCCGGAGGCAGTCCATTCGGCAATCCAGCGGTTGGATTTATCATCTCACAACGCCGATGACAACTCTGTAGCCCTTCGCTATTTGCGCGGGGAGACCATCCAACGTGAGGGAAAAGTATGGGCCAAGGGCTGGCATTTGGTATCTCTGGACGGTTTTGTACTGGGGTGGGCAAAGGGAGCAGGAAATTGGTTAAAAAATGAGTTTCCCCCCGGCTGGCGTCGCATAGACGGAGAAGAAAGGTAA
- a CDS encoding cyclic nucleotide-binding domain-containing protein codes for MTAGKVYFLSKVELFAHLSPQDLAELARDFEWAKFDKYSDIVPQGEKNFKFYVLAEGKAEVLINNQQDPLKVNSFGPGDIFGEISLFTGNPPPVTIRCTENCKVLVMNRDNFARMLTRWPKLYEKFLEKLSHHLMQANMSMWETRYKELLRAGLLANQLQYKFYGLWGSRKTTREVESKLAEFSRNGGNLLVLGERGTGRQMFAWYLHKQQFGESAPFIVIDGVHFDRYWGEILYHKAKEGNQCPKITIDSLLDIVKGGTLFIRDINMISARNQVQLARAIRRTETACRIIGSINVGSDQIPTDLATPLTKCFDLRYEITPLRERKRDIPVIAQGILNKLAQQNNRKTPVLDPQANKLLLSHDFRQGNVTELIQVIERAFLLADDEIIGLEHLFFGQTPKKLDESIDLLTWAWVKKLIINKKFPVQIQKVSFLFFSFITFCLIWGPKTKLTGILSSIIWGLWWPALAIFSPLFGRIWCCICPFSGLFELVQKYVHFNRTIPNFLKKYDYALVTFLFLLIVWVETVANIRSSPVYTGLLFICIMALAGIIGIIFVRHTWCRHLCPLGGFVGMASIGAMLEVRADPNICLSKCSTYECYRGKDNSPGCPVLRYAPFIDNNLDCKLCLRCIHNCPNGSAKLNLRFPGKEVWHLTRINQGYVIFIGTALAILVPMLYFQQLQKFLPFSTWQVAFTLSYWLTALISAVAIRLIARPFRNKTASRRIKLVFALVPMVLAGHIIYQLSYLPGITAVNLGVILEPPGSYGHMFTVPALTLLRFISAAIGITLTGFTITMVLVRTSKET; via the coding sequence ATGACTGCAGGCAAAGTTTACTTTTTATCAAAAGTAGAATTATTTGCACATTTAAGTCCACAGGATTTGGCAGAGCTTGCCAGGGACTTTGAATGGGCAAAATTTGACAAGTACTCGGATATCGTACCCCAGGGCGAGAAAAACTTTAAATTTTATGTCCTCGCCGAGGGCAAGGCAGAGGTGTTGATTAATAATCAGCAGGATCCATTGAAAGTTAATTCTTTCGGCCCTGGCGACATTTTCGGCGAGATATCCCTTTTTACCGGAAATCCTCCTCCCGTTACCATACGGTGCACAGAAAACTGCAAAGTCCTGGTAATGAATCGGGATAACTTTGCCCGTATGCTAACACGCTGGCCAAAACTTTATGAAAAGTTCCTGGAAAAACTTTCTCATCACCTGATGCAGGCCAATATGAGCATGTGGGAGACCCGCTACAAGGAACTTTTACGCGCCGGTCTCCTGGCAAATCAATTACAATATAAATTTTACGGCTTATGGGGAAGCAGAAAGACTACCAGAGAAGTCGAAAGTAAACTGGCTGAATTTTCCAGGAACGGTGGTAATTTGTTGGTTTTAGGCGAACGGGGAACAGGCCGACAGATGTTCGCCTGGTATTTACATAAACAACAGTTTGGTGAATCAGCTCCTTTTATCGTTATTGACGGGGTTCATTTTGACCGGTATTGGGGGGAAATACTTTACCATAAGGCAAAAGAAGGTAACCAATGCCCTAAAATCACCATAGACAGCCTGTTAGATATTGTCAAAGGCGGTACCTTGTTTATCAGAGACATAAACATGATTTCCGCCAGGAATCAGGTGCAGTTAGCCAGGGCCATCCGCCGCACGGAAACAGCCTGCCGTATTATTGGCAGCATCAATGTAGGCTCTGACCAGATACCGACAGATTTGGCCACACCGTTAACAAAATGTTTTGATCTCAGATATGAGATTACTCCTTTGCGGGAGCGAAAACGGGATATCCCCGTTATTGCCCAGGGTATTCTAAATAAACTGGCGCAACAAAACAACCGGAAAACACCCGTATTGGACCCACAGGCCAACAAGCTTCTCCTTTCCCATGACTTCCGTCAGGGGAACGTTACAGAACTGATTCAGGTCATAGAAAGAGCCTTCCTTTTGGCGGATGACGAAATTATCGGCCTTGAACACCTTTTCTTTGGCCAAACCCCCAAAAAGCTGGATGAAAGTATTGACCTTCTTACATGGGCATGGGTTAAAAAACTCATAATAAATAAAAAATTTCCGGTACAAATTCAAAAAGTTTCCTTCCTATTTTTCAGCTTTATCACCTTCTGTTTAATTTGGGGTCCCAAAACAAAGTTGACCGGAATTCTGTCCAGTATCATCTGGGGACTGTGGTGGCCGGCTTTGGCCATATTCTCGCCATTATTCGGCCGGATATGGTGTTGTATTTGCCCCTTCTCCGGCCTTTTTGAACTGGTTCAAAAATACGTTCATTTCAACCGCACTATCCCCAATTTTCTGAAAAAGTATGATTACGCGCTGGTAACTTTTTTGTTCCTACTAATAGTTTGGGTAGAAACAGTGGCCAACATTCGCTCTAGCCCCGTTTATACAGGACTGCTGTTTATTTGCATTATGGCGCTCGCCGGTATCATCGGCATCATTTTTGTCCGGCACACATGGTGCCGTCACCTGTGCCCGCTCGGCGGATTTGTCGGTATGGCATCAATAGGCGCTATGCTTGAAGTCAGAGCCGATCCAAATATATGTTTAAGCAAATGTTCCACTTATGAATGTTACCGTGGTAAAGATAACTCACCAGGCTGTCCGGTACTTCGGTATGCGCCTTTTATCGATAATAACCTGGACTGTAAACTGTGCTTACGCTGCATCCACAACTGCCCCAACGGTTCAGCCAAACTCAATTTGCGTTTTCCCGGCAAGGAAGTATGGCACCTGACCAGGATTAATCAGGGTTATGTAATTTTCATCGGAACAGCCCTGGCCATCCTGGTACCTATGCTTTATTTTCAACAGTTACAAAAGTTTTTGCCTTTTTCAACGTGGCAGGTAGCGTTTACTTTATCATACTGGCTGACTGCACTGATATCAGCCGTTGCAATCCGGTTGATAGCCCGTCCATTCCGCAATAAAACGGCTTCCCGCCGCATCAAACTGGTTTTTGCACTGGTTCCTATGGTATTGGCCGGCCATATTATTTATCAACTTTCCTACCTCCCAGGTATCACGGCCGTCAATCTTGGTGTAATCCTGGAGCCGCCCGGGAGCTATGGCCACATGTTTACAGTTCCGGCTTTGACCCTGCTTCGGTTTATTTCCGCCGCTATCGGAATAACTTTAACCGGATTTACAATTACCATGGTATTGGTACGCACCAGCAAGGAGACTTGA
- a CDS encoding pseudouridine synthase, with amino-acid sequence MAEKERQRLDKVLAHMGLGTRKEAKKLIKERKVEVNGELAQDPGLHVRPGQDRIVVNGKPVEYRQFVYLMLNKPQGVLSATGDESGQVVVDLLSPNYQSFHPFPVGRLDKDTEGLLLLTNDGHLAHRLLSPKKHVPKTYYAIVSGMVTQEDVEMFRQGVVLDDGYRTLPGCLKILRFGPESEVELTIYEGKYHQVKRMFQAVGKTVTYLKRIAMGPLTLDNTLKPGEYRELTEEEITSLREHPGDTG; translated from the coding sequence ATGGCGGAAAAAGAACGGCAGCGCCTGGACAAAGTGTTGGCCCATATGGGATTGGGCACACGCAAAGAAGCTAAAAAGTTGATTAAAGAGAGAAAAGTAGAGGTCAACGGGGAATTGGCCCAGGACCCGGGATTACATGTCCGGCCCGGTCAGGACCGCATTGTGGTAAATGGCAAACCCGTAGAATACCGGCAGTTTGTCTATTTAATGTTAAACAAACCGCAGGGTGTCCTGTCCGCCACTGGGGACGAGTCTGGTCAAGTGGTGGTTGACCTGCTGTCACCCAATTACCAATCCTTTCATCCATTCCCCGTAGGGCGGTTGGACAAAGATACAGAGGGCTTGCTTTTACTTACCAATGACGGTCACCTGGCCCACCGGCTCCTGTCACCGAAAAAACATGTGCCGAAAACCTATTATGCCATAGTTAGCGGAATGGTTACACAAGAGGACGTGGAAATGTTTCGTCAGGGGGTAGTTTTAGACGATGGCTACCGCACTTTACCCGGCTGCCTGAAAATTCTCCGGTTCGGACCGGAATCGGAGGTTGAACTGACTATCTACGAAGGAAAATATCACCAGGTTAAGCGTATGTTTCAGGCAGTTGGCAAAACAGTAACCTATCTGAAGCGGATTGCCATGGGCCCCCTGACGCTGGATAATACTCTAAAACCGGGGGAGTACCGCGAATTGACGGAAGAAGAAATTACCTCCCTGCGGGAACACCCCGGAGACACCGGTTAA
- a CDS encoding metallophosphoesterase family protein — MKLIVFIFKPRWLIGLFLVLVMGLGIISPAGSVKPVGATRGPNNTIWGRFGCAREQQRHKLNYKKIIIFSDPHYYTPELGTTGAAFEEYLAGDRKLLAESNAILRKTINQIKASDAGIVLISGDLTKDGELVNHLKVASYLKELEDSGRKVYVINGNHDINNPHAFKFEGAQVIPVENVSPEQFKEIYKDFGYAEALAVDTNSLSYVVEPVQGLRLIVMDSAIYDRNHTVGRPKTEGAFSGATLNWIIGQIKKAKAQGKIVLGMMHHGLMDHFSVQRRFFAQYVIKDADRIAVDLADAGMAAVFTGHFHAQDITAKQIGNKYIYDVETGSLVTYPNPYRTIEWTPDNKLRIKTSRIEEIDYDTGSLKFPVYAKKYLTDGLRDLAPHFLARIIMGQGLTEEEAVEQAALIVRQKVSPFMTLGDLLATIMVAHYQGDEVLDEELLPVIQRLVASESPLLGMLGEALLSLGTDLEPADNDIIIPLQP; from the coding sequence GTGAAATTAATTGTGTTCATATTTAAACCGCGTTGGCTGATAGGGTTGTTCCTGGTTCTGGTAATGGGCTTAGGGATAATTTCTCCTGCCGGGTCGGTAAAACCGGTGGGGGCTACCCGGGGGCCGAACAATACAATTTGGGGACGGTTTGGCTGTGCAAGGGAACAGCAGCGCCACAAATTGAATTATAAAAAGATAATTATTTTTTCCGACCCCCATTATTATACCCCGGAACTTGGTACTACAGGCGCTGCTTTCGAAGAGTACCTGGCCGGGGACCGGAAACTGTTGGCGGAAAGTAATGCCATTTTGCGAAAAACAATTAATCAGATTAAAGCCAGTGACGCCGGTATCGTGCTTATTTCGGGGGACCTGACCAAAGACGGGGAACTTGTTAATCACCTGAAGGTTGCATCATATTTAAAAGAACTGGAAGACAGCGGCAGGAAAGTTTATGTCATTAATGGCAACCATGATATTAACAACCCCCATGCCTTTAAATTTGAAGGCGCGCAGGTAATCCCGGTTGAAAATGTTTCGCCTGAGCAGTTTAAAGAGATTTACAAAGATTTTGGCTATGCAGAGGCTCTTGCCGTTGATACCAATTCGTTGAGTTATGTGGTGGAGCCTGTTCAAGGGTTAAGGCTTATCGTCATGGATTCGGCGATATATGACCGTAACCACACTGTTGGGCGGCCCAAAACGGAAGGCGCTTTTTCTGGGGCTACACTGAATTGGATTATCGGGCAGATAAAAAAAGCCAAGGCGCAGGGGAAAATTGTTTTGGGCATGATGCATCATGGTTTAATGGACCACTTTAGTGTGCAGCGCCGGTTTTTTGCTCAATATGTGATTAAGGATGCCGACAGAATAGCTGTAGATTTGGCTGATGCCGGTATGGCGGCAGTCTTTACCGGGCATTTTCATGCCCAGGATATTACTGCCAAGCAGATTGGCAATAAATATATCTATGACGTTGAAACGGGTTCTCTGGTGACTTATCCTAACCCGTACCGGACCATCGAATGGACGCCCGATAATAAATTAAGAATAAAGACATCGAGAATTGAAGAAATTGACTACGATACAGGAAGTCTGAAATTCCCGGTTTATGCCAAAAAATATTTGACAGACGGTTTGCGTGATTTGGCGCCGCACTTTTTAGCCCGTATTATTATGGGCCAGGGTTTGACTGAAGAAGAAGCGGTGGAGCAGGCTGCTCTTATCGTGAGGCAGAAAGTTTCTCCATTCATGACCCTCGGCGACCTGCTGGCCACGATTATGGTAGCGCACTACCAGGGGGACGAGGTTCTTGACGAAGAGTTGTTGCCGGTAATTCAAAGGCTGGTAGCATCGGAAAGCCCTCTTTTAGGCATGCTTGGCGAGGCCCTTCTTTCACTGGGAACAGATTTGGAACCGGCCGACAATGACATAATTATTCCCCTTCAACCGTAA
- a CDS encoding TetR/AcrR family transcriptional regulator: protein MSSLTADKILNASIILFSQKGYDSVTTKEIAREAGVSEMTVFRHFLNKRNLFEKAFETFIFSPQFKSFFENNLEWDLEKDLLKISYCYQDTLLKNRQIILMEFKNDDLTSTFDAPLLKFSGELKKLLIEYLAKMQEKGVIKENPEILAVNFLAANFGLFMTFLVNGDLTGNIGLETCVASYVSAFAKGITV, encoded by the coding sequence ATGAGCAGCTTAACTGCAGATAAAATACTAAACGCGTCAATAATTCTTTTTTCCCAAAAGGGATACGATTCCGTTACGACCAAAGAAATTGCCAGAGAAGCGGGCGTCAGTGAAATGACAGTTTTCCGCCATTTTTTGAACAAAAGGAACCTCTTCGAAAAAGCCTTTGAAACTTTCATATTTTCCCCCCAATTCAAGTCTTTCTTCGAGAACAATCTGGAATGGGATTTGGAAAAGGATTTACTTAAAATAAGCTACTGTTACCAGGATACCCTGTTGAAGAACCGGCAGATAATTTTGATGGAGTTTAAAAACGATGATTTAACTTCTACCTTTGATGCGCCTTTATTGAAGTTTTCCGGCGAATTGAAAAAATTACTTATAGAGTATCTGGCTAAGATGCAGGAAAAGGGAGTTATCAAAGAAAATCCTGAGATTCTGGCTGTTAACTTTTTGGCTGCTAACTTTGGTCTTTTTATGACTTTTTTGGTCAATGGCGATTTAACCGGAAATATTGGTTTAGAGACCTGCGTTGCCAGTTATGTCAGCGCCTTTGCCAAAGGGATTACCGTTTAA